The following coding sequences lie in one Deinococcus sp. YIM 134068 genomic window:
- a CDS encoding nucleotidyltransferase domain-containing protein, with the protein MTPDERAAAIAAEYAALPEVLAVALGGSRAAGNEDAGSDIDLYVYSRGEVPVPPRREIAERRGERVEVDNRWWGPGDEWLEREGGLHVDVMFWRTADVGAHLTASLERHEARMGYTTTLWHTLRTCRVLFDREGWLADLGRRADQPYPDELARAIIALNFPPLRGAHGAYPNQIAQAVRRNDLVSVNHRLTEFLASYLDILFALNRETHPGEKRLLTLAARLPLVPANCTGQVERVLSFTPVTLHEVPEGVEAIVDNLARLLGERGELPASHTADARPASVD; encoded by the coding sequence ATGACCCCCGACGAACGGGCCGCCGCCATCGCCGCCGAGTATGCCGCGCTCCCGGAGGTGCTCGCCGTCGCGCTGGGCGGGTCGCGCGCCGCTGGGAACGAGGACGCCGGTTCGGACATCGACCTGTACGTCTACAGCCGGGGGGAAGTGCCCGTGCCGCCGCGCCGGGAGATTGCCGAGCGCCGGGGTGAGCGGGTCGAGGTGGACAACCGCTGGTGGGGACCGGGGGACGAGTGGCTGGAGCGGGAGGGCGGCCTCCACGTCGACGTGATGTTCTGGCGGACCGCCGACGTTGGTGCCCACCTCACCGCCTCACTGGAGCGCCACGAGGCCCGGATGGGCTACACGACGACCCTGTGGCATACCCTCCGCACCTGCCGGGTTCTGTTCGACCGTGAGGGCTGGCTCGCGGACCTGGGGCGGCGGGCCGACCAGCCCTACCCGGACGAGCTGGCGCGGGCCATCATCGCCCTGAACTTTCCCCCCCTGCGTGGGGCGCACGGCGCATACCCCAACCAGATCGCCCAGGCCGTGAGGCGAAACGATCTCGTCTCCGTCAACCACCGCCTGACGGAGTTCCTCGCCTCGTATCTCGACATCCTCTTTGCGCTGAACCGCGAAACGCATCCCGGCGAGAAGCGATTGCTCACGCTCGCCGCCCGCCTGCCCCTCGTGCCCGCCAATTGCACGGGACAGGTCGAGCGGGTGCTGTCGTTCACCCCCGTCACCCTGCACGAGGTTCCGGAAGGGGTCGAGGCCATCGTGGACAACCTCGCCCGGTTGCTGGGGGAGCGGGGCGAGCTTCCGGCTTCCCACACCGCCGACGCTCGCCCCGCTTCCGTGGATTGA
- a CDS encoding glycoside hydrolase family 9 protein codes for MLRRLRRPLACLAGLLVAVAPPSQGASPRRAGGDVTPPTITLAVSSKSVTARGSLTLSATATDASGIARVVFYDRGRWVGEDTTAPYTLTVAATSALSGEHVYTAQAHDRRGRHAMSGRATVAVSIAEASAAELLRDSRFGQGASAWWTVGGPALTTSGDQACLQIGTPGEQPWDVLLGQSGLPLERGGTYTLSFTARAAEPTALTVMVQGARPPYPAHFSRQVTNVGSVPRTHSFTFLKTGGSDPAASLQFKLGGQKATRVCLSGLSLRRTLTGPGASPPDDRATVRVNQVGYLPGAPKVAAVAHDSPVPLGWVLRGTEGKVVASGFTRVFGADAASGDFVHRADFTGFRRPGDGYVLEVAGLPSHPFRIAADLYARLKYDALAYFYHNRSGVPIEARHVGDAKWARPAGHAGTPTNGEDRKVGCFAGRDGQGNVWPGCGYTLDVVGGWYDAGDHGKYVVNGGLSAWTLMNLYETTDRSARTKTFPDGRLRIPENANGRNDLLDEARWEMDFLMKMQVPDGQRLALPVGDQSGNLSRLRLTPANASGMAHHKLHGVRWTDLPSRPDQDRQTRFLYPPSTAATLNLAASAAQCARVFARIDGAYARRCLQSARRAWNAAVRVPNVYAYDNFEGGGAYDDTDLRDEFYWAAAELYTTTGERGYLQVLRASPLFRNMTRRGADEDLAWREVTAAGTVTLALVPNGLPATDVARARTSVVTAANRYAAQVGETGYPLPFSSGRYPWGSNSNLMNRALVLGLAHHFTRNTRYRNAALEAMNYVLGRNPLDQSYISGYGERPLTNPHHRFWAQQLDGSFPPPPPGALSGGPNSDPADPTALLLRGRCAPQTCYLDDIGTSSMNEVAINWNAPLAWVATFLDQTGR; via the coding sequence GTGCTGAGGCGTCTGCGGCGGCCCCTTGCCTGTCTCGCCGGGCTGCTCGTCGCCGTCGCTCCACCGTCCCAGGGAGCCAGTCCCCGGCGGGCCGGGGGAGACGTCACGCCCCCGACCATTACCCTCGCGGTGAGTTCCAAGAGCGTCACCGCTCGCGGCAGCCTCACCCTGAGCGCGACGGCGACGGACGCGAGCGGGATCGCGCGGGTCGTGTTCTACGACCGGGGTCGGTGGGTCGGCGAGGACACCACCGCTCCCTATACGCTCACGGTCGCGGCCACGTCGGCGCTGTCCGGGGAGCACGTCTACACGGCGCAGGCCCACGACCGGCGCGGGCGTCACGCCATGTCGGGCCGCGCCACGGTGGCGGTGAGCATCGCCGAGGCGTCCGCCGCCGAGTTGCTGCGGGACAGCCGCTTCGGTCAGGGGGCGAGCGCGTGGTGGACGGTCGGCGGCCCGGCCCTCACCACGTCGGGCGACCAGGCGTGCTTGCAGATCGGCACTCCCGGCGAGCAGCCGTGGGACGTGCTGCTCGGCCAGTCCGGCCTCCCGCTGGAGCGGGGCGGGACGTATACCCTCTCGTTCACCGCCCGCGCCGCCGAACCGACCGCCTTGACGGTGATGGTGCAGGGTGCCCGCCCGCCCTACCCGGCGCACTTCAGCCGCCAGGTCACGAACGTCGGTTCCGTTCCCCGCACCCACAGCTTCACCTTCCTGAAGACCGGGGGCAGCGATCCGGCGGCGTCGCTCCAGTTCAAGCTGGGCGGGCAGAAGGCGACCCGCGTGTGCCTGAGCGGGCTGTCGCTGCGCCGGACCTTGACCGGACCGGGCGCGTCCCCGCCCGACGACCGCGCTACCGTGCGGGTGAACCAGGTGGGCTACCTGCCCGGTGCCCCGAAGGTGGCGGCGGTCGCCCACGACTCGCCCGTGCCCCTGGGCTGGGTCCTGCGCGGCACCGAGGGAAAGGTCGTCGCCTCGGGTTTCACCCGCGTGTTCGGGGCGGACGCCGCGTCCGGCGACTTCGTTCACCGGGCCGACTTCACGGGCTTCCGCAGGCCCGGCGACGGGTACGTGCTGGAGGTCGCCGGGCTGCCCAGCCACCCCTTCCGCATCGCGGCGGACCTGTACGCCCGTCTGAAATACGACGCGCTGGCGTACTTCTACCACAACCGCAGCGGCGTTCCCATCGAGGCCAGGCACGTTGGGGACGCCAAGTGGGCCAGGCCCGCCGGGCACGCGGGTACCCCGACGAACGGCGAGGACCGGAAGGTGGGCTGCTTCGCGGGCCGGGACGGGCAGGGGAACGTCTGGCCGGGATGCGGGTACACGCTCGACGTGGTGGGCGGCTGGTACGACGCGGGCGACCACGGCAAGTACGTGGTGAACGGCGGCCTCTCGGCCTGGACCCTGATGAACCTGTACGAGACGACCGACCGTTCCGCGCGGACCAAGACCTTCCCCGACGGCAGGCTGCGTATCCCTGAGAACGCCAACGGGCGCAACGACCTGCTCGACGAGGCGCGCTGGGAGATGGACTTTCTCATGAAGATGCAGGTCCCCGACGGCCAGCGGCTCGCCCTGCCGGTCGGCGATCAGAGCGGAAACCTCTCCCGGCTGCGGCTTACCCCGGCCAATGCCTCGGGGATGGCGCACCACAAACTGCACGGGGTGCGGTGGACGGACCTGCCGAGCCGACCCGATCAGGATCGCCAGACCCGCTTCCTGTACCCGCCCTCCACGGCGGCGACCCTCAACCTCGCCGCCAGCGCTGCCCAGTGTGCCCGCGTCTTCGCCCGTATCGACGGTGCCTACGCCCGCCGCTGCCTCCAGTCGGCGCGCCGGGCCTGGAACGCCGCCGTTCGCGTGCCGAACGTCTACGCCTACGACAATTTCGAGGGAGGTGGGGCGTACGACGACACCGACCTGCGCGACGAGTTCTACTGGGCCGCCGCCGAGTTGTACACCACCACCGGGGAAAGGGGCTACCTTCAGGTGCTGAGGGCCAGCCCGCTGTTCCGCAACATGACCAGGCGCGGCGCGGATGAGGACCTCGCCTGGCGGGAGGTGACGGCGGCGGGCACCGTGACCCTGGCCCTCGTGCCGAATGGGTTGCCTGCCACCGACGTGGCGCGGGCAAGAACCAGCGTGGTCACGGCGGCGAACAGATACGCCGCCCAGGTGGGCGAGACCGGGTATCCCTTGCCCTTCAGCTCAGGGCGGTACCCCTGGGGATCGAACAGCAACCTGATGAACCGGGCGCTCGTCCTCGGCCTCGCCCACCACTTCACCCGGAACACGCGGTACCGCAACGCCGCCCTGGAGGCCATGAACTACGTGCTGGGGCGCAATCCCCTCGACCAGTCCTACATCTCCGGCTACGGCGAGCGGCCCCTCACCAACCCCCACCACCGCTTCTGGGCACAGCAATTGGACGGCAGCTTTCCCCCGCCGCCCCCGGGTGCCCTGTCGGGTGGGCCGAACTCCGACCCCGCCGACCCCACCGCCCTGCTCCTGAGGGGCCGCTGTGCGCCGCAAACCTGCTACCTCGACGACATCGGCACCTCGTCCATGAACGAGGTCGCCATCAACTGGAACGCTCCCCTCGCCTGGGTCGCCACCTTCCTCGACCAGACGGGACGGTGA
- a CDS encoding glycosyltransferase — protein MPDRRRPRSPHFYGLPLTPERLTHAVEEPTRAALLAEAEEVLQGCWRFFAFADAPSGPTLGGLTDWHRCELTGHRVGEGLTPAPDFRAPAGMGELRGIWEKSRHHHTTVLALAYALTGDSRYAEGAAARIHDWIGANPPLRGVNWSSGAELGLRLMSWAWCFELLRPHPKWGDWFGPESLLWPSVYRHQVCLEAFGARPPGSGDLLGGLAGQYVASVTWPVFPESAEWRREAKAKLMREATLQFFESGVCRERGLGAHVFATEALLLPALLGEKCGDAFDPAYLARVARAVAVVGRLWGVDGSPTPSHDVEERLSVQLEPRAGLRVDWLLRVGRDWLGVPVPEPRGDEFVRGGARAGRGRVVYNATTLPPLPPVHPASSPAQFAAMGRLVPGKGFDRLLRSVHLARQAGADFRVNVAGEGPERGHLETLARALGLEDTVRFVGYVPDPHGFLARHDAFLLTSTAEGFANVLVEAMSCRLPVVAMDIRYGPNEIVVPGETGFLVPDGDLFGFAARLSELAAAPALRARLGTAGRARAEAVFSTARMTAQFRDVFAQAAGRPRPQKEETHVQHSW, from the coding sequence TTGCCTGACCGTCGGCGCCCACGCTCACCGCACTTCTACGGGTTGCCCCTGACCCCGGAGCGGCTCACGCACGCCGTGGAGGAGCCGACCCGCGCCGCCCTGCTCGCCGAGGCCGAGGAGGTCTTGCAGGGGTGCTGGCGCTTCTTTGCCTTCGCGGACGCGCCCTCCGGCCCGACGCTCGGCGGTTTGACTGACTGGCATCGCTGCGAGCTGACCGGGCACCGCGTGGGCGAGGGCCTCACGCCCGCCCCGGACTTCCGCGCACCCGCCGGGATGGGGGAGCTGAGGGGGATTTGGGAAAAGAGCCGCCACCACCACACCACCGTGCTCGCCCTCGCCTACGCCCTGACGGGCGACTCTCGTTACGCGGAGGGAGCGGCGGCGCGCATTCACGACTGGATAGGAGCCAACCCGCCGCTGCGGGGCGTGAACTGGTCGAGCGGTGCCGAGCTGGGCCTGCGCTTGATGTCCTGGGCCTGGTGTTTTGAGCTGCTGCGCCCCCACCCCAAGTGGGGGGATTGGTTCGGGCCGGAGTCCCTGCTGTGGCCGAGTGTTTACCGTCATCAGGTGTGCCTGGAGGCGTTCGGGGCGCGTCCACCGGGGAGCGGTGACCTGCTGGGTGGGCTGGCTGGGCAGTACGTGGCGAGCGTGACCTGGCCGGTCTTTCCGGAGTCCGCCGAGTGGCGGCGGGAGGCCAAGGCCAAGCTGATGCGGGAGGCGACCCTGCAATTTTTCGAGAGTGGGGTCTGCCGGGAGCGAGGCCTCGGGGCGCACGTGTTCGCCACCGAGGCGTTGCTGCTCCCGGCCCTGCTGGGGGAGAAGTGCGGTGACGCCTTTGACCCAGCGTACCTGGCGCGGGTGGCGCGGGCCGTCGCGGTGGTCGGTCGGTTGTGGGGCGTGGACGGCTCGCCGACGCCTTCCCATGACGTGGAGGAGCGGCTGAGCGTGCAACTCGAACCCCGAGCGGGGTTACGGGTGGACTGGCTGCTGCGGGTGGGCCGAGACTGGTTGGGCGTTCCGGTGCCGGAACCACGAGGCGACGAGTTCGTGCGCGGCGGGGCGCGGGCCGGGCGCGGGAGGGTGGTGTATAACGCCACCACCCTCCCGCCGTTGCCGCCCGTCCACCCCGCGTCTTCGCCCGCGCAGTTCGCCGCGATGGGCCGCCTCGTGCCCGGCAAGGGATTCGACCGCCTGCTGCGCAGCGTCCACCTCGCGCGCCAGGCGGGAGCCGACTTCCGGGTGAACGTGGCGGGGGAGGGACCCGAGCGCGGGCACCTGGAGACGCTCGCCCGCGCGCTCGGCCTGGAGGACACGGTACGCTTCGTCGGGTACGTCCCCGATCCTCATGGGTTCCTGGCACGCCACGACGCTTTTTTGCTCACGTCCACGGCGGAGGGCTTTGCCAACGTCCTCGTGGAGGCCATGTCCTGCCGCCTTCCCGTCGTGGCGATGGACATTCGCTACGGCCCTAACGAAATCGTCGTGCCGGGCGAGACGGGTTTCCTGGTGCCCGACGGCGACCTTTTCGGTTTTGCGGCCCGGCTGTCCGAACTCGCGGCGGCCCCCGCGCTGCGGGCGCGGCTCGGGACCGCCGGACGTGCTCGCGCCGAGGCCGTATTTTCCACAGCCCGCATGACCGCGCAGTTTCGGGACGTTTTCGCCCAAGCGGCGGGGCGGCCCCGCCCACAGAAGGAGGAAACGCATGTTCAGCATTCCTGGTGA
- a CDS encoding tyrosine-type recombinase/integrase — translation MTLVPHHDAPALSGLTDQALRVRAVEAASLYDAGTLTHVLHAYMTTASRKGARTSRKTLDAYALAVRDFVPWARENGVSLLRPGRRDGGRYVAHLQTRASLGRGRAGRLSAATVAQYVAGARALYRALRWAGATDAQPFENAHVPPDPTPGIVRNPPYGHEVDAALAHCDPRLAALLLLCAHAGLRVGEALGVTVADLRGGRVTVRGKGGRGRTVPLGRRVRAALAPLPPVNADGALFDWTYAQATYRMGRAFRAAGHGDAWRGFHAARKHSGTRLYAATRDFTRVGLFLGHASVDTTRRYVAVPEDDVAGEVEEF, via the coding sequence ATGACCCTTGTGCCCCACCACGACGCGCCCGCGCTCTCGGGCCTCACCGATCAGGCGCTGCGGGTGCGGGCGGTGGAGGCGGCGAGCCTGTACGACGCGGGGACTTTGACCCACGTCCTCCACGCCTATATGACGACCGCCAGCCGCAAGGGCGCGCGGACCAGCCGCAAGACGCTGGATGCCTACGCGCTGGCCGTGCGCGACTTCGTGCCCTGGGCGCGCGAGAACGGCGTCTCGCTCCTGCGGCCCGGACGGCGCGACGGTGGGCGCTACGTGGCGCATCTGCAAACGCGCGCCTCGCTGGGCCGGGGCCGGGCCGGGCGTCTCTCCGCCGCTACCGTCGCCCAGTACGTCGCCGGGGCGCGGGCGCTGTACCGGGCGCTGCGCTGGGCCGGGGCCACCGACGCCCAGCCCTTCGAGAACGCCCACGTTCCCCCCGACCCGACCCCCGGTATCGTCCGCAATCCCCCCTACGGGCACGAGGTGGACGCCGCCCTCGCCCACTGCGACCCCCGGCTCGCCGCCCTCCTGCTGCTGTGTGCCCACGCCGGGCTGCGGGTCGGCGAGGCGCTCGGTGTGACGGTGGCCGACCTGCGCGGCGGGCGGGTCACGGTCCGGGGCAAGGGGGGCAGGGGGCGGACCGTGCCGCTCGGGCGGCGGGTGCGCGCGGCCCTCGCCCCCCTTCCGCCGGTGAACGCGGACGGTGCCCTGTTCGACTGGACCTACGCCCAGGCCACCTACCGCATGGGCCGGGCCTTCCGCGCCGCCGGGCACGGGGACGCGTGGCGGGGCTTCCACGCCGCCCGCAAGCACTCCGGCACCCGGCTCTACGCGGCCACGCGCGACTTCACGCGGGTCGGTCTGTTCCTCGGCCACGCCAGCGTGGACACCACCCGGCGCTACGTCGCGGTGCCGGAGGACGACGTGGCGGGGGAGGTGGAGGAGTTCTGA
- a CDS encoding glycosyltransferase family 4 protein, translated as MFSIPGERRGRRGDRTASGGRVSRPRVLWIGTSARGGMYGYVVAMRATPLFTRWRVGWIATHDDGSAGRRLGLFASGMARFVGQCLTARPQVVHIHSSAYGSFARKGVLLWLSSLIFRLPTVLHLHAGEFLDFYRRCPAGVRPLVRATLARADRVVTLSPHLSADVTAIAPTARVLAVRNGIALTPAPPRRDRPPQVLFLGVLVERKNPLGLLRAWARVERPPGARLRLAGDGPLRPAVEALVAELGLADSVELLGWVDAERSARLLEETDILVLPSYFEGQPLALIEGMARGVALVSTHVGGIPDLIENGVSGLLVPPGDDDALAAALAPLLADGELRRRLGDAAYEHARQEFNIEHTWHQLDALYRELAPHVRGLEPLEAV; from the coding sequence ATGTTCAGCATTCCTGGTGAGAGGCGTGGCCGCAGGGGAGACCGGACGGCGAGCGGTGGGCGGGTGAGCCGTCCACGGGTGTTGTGGATCGGTACGTCTGCCCGTGGCGGAATGTACGGGTACGTCGTGGCGATGCGGGCCACCCCGCTGTTTACCCGCTGGCGGGTCGGCTGGATCGCCACGCATGACGACGGCTCGGCGGGGCGGCGGCTCGGCCTTTTCGCCTCAGGCATGGCCCGGTTCGTCGGGCAGTGCCTGACCGCGCGCCCGCAGGTGGTCCATATCCACTCGTCGGCCTACGGCAGCTTCGCCCGTAAGGGGGTGCTGCTGTGGCTGTCCAGCCTTATCTTTCGCCTCCCTACGGTGCTGCACCTGCACGCGGGGGAGTTCCTGGATTTCTACCGCCGCTGCCCCGCCGGGGTGCGGCCCCTCGTGCGCGCCACCCTGGCCCGCGCCGACCGGGTGGTGACGCTCTCGCCCCACCTCTCCGCCGACGTGACGGCCATCGCGCCCACCGCGCGGGTCCTGGCCGTCCGCAACGGCATCGCCCTCACGCCCGCACCGCCCCGCCGGGACCGCCCGCCCCAGGTCCTGTTTCTGGGAGTCCTCGTCGAGCGCAAAAATCCCCTCGGGCTGCTGCGCGCCTGGGCGAGGGTGGAGCGTCCGCCCGGCGCGCGGCTGCGGCTGGCGGGGGACGGCCCGCTGCGGCCCGCCGTGGAGGCCCTCGTAGCCGAACTCGGCCTGGCGGACAGCGTGGAACTGCTCGGGTGGGTGGACGCGGAGCGCAGCGCGCGGCTCCTAGAAGAGACGGACATCCTCGTGCTGCCCTCCTACTTCGAGGGACAGCCCCTCGCCCTGATCGAGGGAATGGCGCGCGGGGTCGCCCTCGTGAGCACACATGTGGGCGGCATTCCCGACCTCATTGAGAACGGCGTGAGCGGCCTGCTGGTGCCCCCCGGCGACGACGACGCCCTCGCCGCCGCCCTCGCCCCCCTGCTCGCGGACGGCGAGTTGCGTCGCCGCCTGGGTGACGCAGCCTACGAGCATGCCCGCCAGGAGTTCAACATCGAGCATACCTGGCACCAGCTCGACGCCCTGTACCGCGAACTCGCGCCGCACGTCCGGGGCTTGGAGCCGCTGGAGGCTGTCTGA